A window of the Cuculus canorus isolate bCucCan1 chromosome 3, bCucCan1.pri, whole genome shotgun sequence genome harbors these coding sequences:
- the FBXO28 gene encoding F-box only protein 28 has translation MMAAPEERLLSDGEGGALGSARLSPPPASESPEALASLEPPPQSNTLMGLPIVAIETILSFLSYDETSQLRLVCKRMDLVCQRMLNQGFLKVERYHNLCQKQVKAQLPRRESERRNHSLARHADILAAVETRLSLLNMTFMKYVDSNLCCFIPGKVIDEIYRVLRYVNSTRAPQRAHEVLQELRDISSMAMEYFDEKIVPILKRKMPGSDVSGRLIGAAPGPGPSAALTTMQLFSKQNFSRQEVTKLQQQVKANGTGMTALKREISELRLKVQEQQKQLQDQDQKLLEQTQIIGEQNARLAELERKLREVVESTVGNSSGSGSNEQSSRKRRKVVEPTDCPRKSRRLQNRK, from the exons ATGATGGCGGCGCCGGAGGAGCGGCTCCTCTCGGACGGGGAAGGCGGTGCCCTGGGCTCGGCGCGGCTCTCCCCACCCCCGGCCTCTGAGTCTCCCGAGGCCTTGGCGTCCTTGGAGCCGCCGCCTCAGAGCAACACGCTGATGGGGCTGCCCATCGTGGCCATCGAGACCATCCTCAGCTTCCTGTCCTACGATGAGACGAGCCAGCTGCGGCTG GTTTGTAAGCGAATGGACTTGGTTTGCCAGCGAATGTTAAATCAGGGATTTCTGAAAGTGGAAAGATACCACAACCTGTGTCAAAAGCAAGTTAAAGCTCAGCTTCCAAG ACGAGAGtcagaaaggagaaatcatTCATTAGCTCGTCATGCAGACATCCTTGCTGCTGTAGAAACGAGACTCTCTCTGTTAAATATGACTTTCATGAAGTATGTGGATTCCAATCTCTGCTGCTTCATACCTGGAAAG gTAATAGATGAAATTTATCGTGTGCTAAGGTATGTAAACTCTACAAGAGCTCCTCAGAGAGCTCATGAAGTTCTTCAAGAACTAAGGGACATTTCCTCCATGGCTATGGAATATTTTGATGAGAAGATTGTTCcaatactgaaaagaaagatgccCGGGTCAGATGTATCAGGACGTCTTATAGGAGCTGCCCCAG GTCCAGGGCCTTCTGCAGCACTGACAACAATGCAGCTGTTCTCCAAGCAGAACTTTTCGAGACAGGAAGTCACAAAACTCCAGCAGCAAGTAAAAGCAAATGGCACAGGCATGACAGCGCTAAAGAGGGAAATCTCAGAGCTTCGCCTCAAAGTGCAAGAGCAACAGAAACAACTCCAAGATCAAGATCAGAAACTGCTAGAGCAAACCCAAATCATAGGTGAACAGAATGCCCGGTTGGCTGAGCTTGAACGGAAGCTGCGAGAGGTGGTGGAGAGTACAGTAGGAAATTCTTCAGGTTCTGGCTCAAATGAACAATCTTCTAGAAAACGGAGAAAGGTGGTTGAACCCACAGACTGTCCTAGGAAATCACGCCGcctccaaaacagaaaataa